The following proteins are encoded in a genomic region of Blastopirellula marina:
- a CDS encoding efflux RND transporter permease subunit, translating to MKILFETWIASRWLLLAIGIALATGAIYLGQNLQFDRSIENMFAADDPLIESFERFNRIFGGNEVVLGVYEDDQLFALDGGGMTRVEKVRTEIEALDGVREVLSLDREVIREFVLNPDSAAGPQIKELFSGYTHNEDGTIVALPIQLTPKGETKVSRVELIEQLRAIFEKLPNGMITGEPVMVVDGFRYVEEDGQRLGWATSLLLACVILLVFRSIRWVIIAIVVVQVTLYWTHATLALSGLQLSMVSSMLTAIVTVIGVATVVHYILRFRQYRDEGQDPKVALASAAQYLLAPVFWACATDAVGFSALLITSVGPVHDFGIMMAVGAMLVLPAVLVFLPGLVLIGSPWGVDPAKPWGDEKLEQGLSKTVDSIVKRPLLIGTMILIAFGVSLWGAARLKVESDFTKNFRESTPIVQAYSYVEDRLGGAGVWDVAIPAPASVDWSYVREVIQLENRLREEVPELSKVLSLADVIDATLPPAIKNQRLAFIKNTTIRVGISSLNKQMPETMKSLYAQDPANPDEYWFRIMLLSKERQEAQVKQETIEHVREIVAEYAAEKANEAEPDQAPAEPPIVSGFFVLLTHLIDSLVRDQWRSFGLAIVGIGLTMTLAFRSVKLALLALIPNILPILMVTGAFGLFGYKINMGAAMIAAVSMGLGVDASIHYIYGFQRSIRAGNSPGEALVEVQQSVGKAVIFATFALIAGFSVLCVSDFVPTIYFGVLVGLTMLGALAGNLIILPLLIKLFVLGRTNS from the coding sequence GTGAAAATACTGTTTGAAACCTGGATTGCCTCTCGTTGGCTGTTGCTGGCGATAGGCATCGCGCTGGCCACTGGGGCCATTTATCTCGGCCAAAACCTCCAGTTCGATCGCTCGATTGAAAACATGTTCGCGGCAGACGATCCGTTGATTGAGTCGTTTGAGCGTTTCAATCGCATCTTCGGCGGCAACGAAGTTGTGCTCGGGGTGTATGAAGACGATCAGCTCTTCGCACTCGACGGTGGTGGCATGACCCGCGTCGAAAAGGTTCGCACGGAAATCGAAGCCTTAGACGGCGTTCGCGAAGTTCTCTCACTTGATCGGGAAGTGATCCGCGAGTTCGTGCTCAACCCTGATTCAGCCGCTGGACCACAAATTAAAGAGTTGTTCTCCGGGTATACCCACAACGAGGACGGTACGATCGTCGCATTGCCAATTCAGCTCACGCCGAAAGGTGAGACCAAGGTCAGCCGCGTCGAACTCATTGAGCAACTGCGAGCGATCTTCGAGAAACTTCCCAACGGTATGATCACGGGTGAGCCGGTCATGGTGGTCGATGGGTTTCGCTACGTGGAAGAAGATGGGCAACGTCTAGGCTGGGCGACGTCGCTGTTGTTGGCCTGCGTGATCTTACTGGTTTTCCGGAGCATTCGTTGGGTCATCATTGCCATCGTGGTTGTCCAAGTCACGCTTTATTGGACGCATGCCACGCTGGCCCTAAGCGGGCTACAACTGAGCATGGTCAGTTCGATGCTGACCGCGATCGTCACGGTGATTGGTGTTGCCACCGTGGTGCATTACATCCTGCGATTTCGTCAGTATCGCGATGAAGGACAAGATCCCAAGGTCGCGTTGGCCTCTGCTGCCCAGTATTTGTTAGCCCCGGTCTTCTGGGCGTGTGCCACCGATGCGGTCGGTTTCTCGGCACTGCTGATTACGAGCGTCGGTCCGGTTCACGATTTCGGCATCATGATGGCTGTAGGGGCGATGCTTGTGTTGCCTGCGGTGTTAGTCTTCTTGCCAGGTTTGGTTTTGATCGGCAGCCCTTGGGGCGTCGACCCGGCGAAACCGTGGGGAGACGAAAAGCTGGAACAAGGCCTATCGAAGACAGTCGATTCGATCGTGAAACGACCACTGCTGATCGGAACGATGATTCTTATAGCATTCGGCGTTTCGTTGTGGGGAGCCGCCCGGCTCAAGGTCGAAAGTGACTTCACTAAGAATTTCCGCGAGTCGACGCCAATCGTCCAGGCTTACTCGTACGTTGAAGATCGTCTTGGCGGCGCAGGCGTGTGGGATGTCGCGATACCGGCACCGGCAAGCGTCGATTGGAGTTATGTGCGGGAAGTCATTCAGCTGGAAAATCGTTTACGCGAGGAAGTACCAGAACTCTCGAAAGTGCTAAGTCTGGCTGATGTGATCGATGCAACGCTTCCTCCGGCGATTAAGAATCAGCGATTGGCTTTCATTAAAAACACCACCATCCGCGTGGGGATCTCGTCGCTCAATAAGCAAATGCCGGAAACAATGAAATCGCTGTATGCTCAAGATCCGGCGAATCCAGACGAGTATTGGTTTCGGATCATGCTGCTGTCCAAGGAACGTCAGGAAGCCCAGGTCAAGCAAGAGACAATCGAGCATGTTCGGGAAATTGTCGCGGAGTACGCGGCAGAGAAAGCGAATGAAGCCGAGCCAGATCAGGCTCCCGCCGAACCGCCGATCGTCAGTGGCTTCTTCGTGCTGCTGACCCATTTGATCGATAGTTTGGTTCGCGACCAATGGCGTTCGTTCGGCTTAGCGATTGTCGGTATCGGCCTGACGATGACCTTGGCGTTTCGCAGCGTAAAACTGGCTCTGTTGGCACTGATTCCGAACATTCTGCCAATTCTGATGGTAACCGGAGCGTTTGGTCTGTTTGGTTACAAGATCAACATGGGTGCGGCCATGATTGCCGCTGTTTCGATGGGGCTCGGCGTCGATGCGTCGATTCACTATATCTACGGATTTCAGCGAAGTATCCGCGCAGGTAATTCGCCTGGGGAAGCGCTTGTCGAGGTGCAGCAAAGTGTTGGTAAAGCGGTGATTTTTGCCACATTTGCTCTGATCGCTGGCTTTAGTGTGCTGTGCGTTAGTGACTTCGTGCCAACGATTTACTTCGGAGTTTTGGTGGGACTCACGATGCTTGGGGCCCTCGCTGGCAATCTGATCATCTTGCCGCTGCTGATCAAGCTGTTTGTCCTCGGACGGACGAACTCCTGA
- a CDS encoding diacylglycerol kinase — MKNEMTPRGWIRKFQLAFSGLLWAIRTEGSFSVHLPAAALVISIAFLLSFDPGRWAVLVLTIGAVLTAELFNTALETLARAIDDNHNEHIRLALDAASGAVLMISMTAIVVGGFLFWQPIATWWSRTFVN; from the coding sequence ATGAAAAACGAAATGACACCGCGCGGCTGGATTCGCAAGTTTCAGCTGGCTTTCTCGGGACTGCTCTGGGCGATTCGTACCGAAGGAAGCTTTAGCGTTCACCTGCCAGCCGCGGCGCTGGTCATCTCGATCGCGTTTCTACTTTCTTTCGACCCAGGACGCTGGGCCGTACTAGTCCTGACGATAGGCGCGGTACTTACCGCAGAACTCTTCAACACGGCCCTAGAGACGCTCGCACGGGCGATCGACGACAATCACAACGAGCATATCCGTCTCGCTCTCGACGCGGCCAGCGGGGCGGTGCTGATGATTAGCATGACGGCGATTGTCGTTGGGGGATTCTTGTTTTGGCAACCCATCGCCACGTGGTGGTCGCGCACTTTCGTAAATTAG
- the rplU gene encoding 50S ribosomal protein L21, whose amino-acid sequence MYAIIQEDGKQIKVEQGQELRIDFRFEASVGDALTFDQVLLVSGEDGVKIGKPVVDGASVKAEVLGVVQGEKLVIQKFRRRKNSKTKTGHRQVYTKVKINEIVA is encoded by the coding sequence ATGTACGCGATCATTCAAGAAGACGGTAAGCAAATCAAAGTCGAACAGGGCCAAGAACTGCGGATCGATTTCCGTTTCGAGGCTTCCGTGGGCGACGCTTTGACCTTTGATCAGGTCCTATTGGTCTCGGGCGAAGATGGCGTGAAGATTGGCAAGCCGGTTGTCGATGGTGCTTCGGTCAAAGCTGAAGTCCTCGGTGTCGTTCAGGGCGAGAAGCTGGTTATCCAAAAATTCCGTCGCCGTAAGAACAGCAAGACCAAGACGGGACATCGTCAGGTCTACACCAAAGTGAAGATCAACGAGATCGTTGCCTAA
- a CDS encoding ribonuclease E/G: MKKEMLINVSQPEECRIAIVEDGILEEFYLERTSQESFVGNIYKGVVVNLEPSIQAAFVDFGVGKNGFLHISDVEPQYFRQGGYDPSAQYDRPEDLAASRFGGDFGDDDEDGDDSDDDGPSGGGTKTQTRRGRRQRPGARPRVKPPIQEIFKRGDEVLVQVIKEGIGNKGPTLSTYISIPGRYLVLMPALGRVGVSRKIEDDQVRRRLRSTLLDLDPPKGLGFIVRTAGQDRTKKDLSRDMAYLLRLWRLIVRRIRKTTGPCEIYEESDMIIRTIRDIFAADVDAIYIDRKEQYDAAKEFLQLVMPRFVDRLHKHDAKEALFRKYNLDEEIAKIHQREVPLPRGGSIVIDQTEALVAIDVNSGNFRYDGSSEEAAYHLNLMAAKEIARQLRLRDLGGVIVNDFIDMRREKHRANVERALKDSVKRDRARTKILRTSPFGLIEMTRQRVRPSLKRSIFRDCPCCNGRGVVKSSESMAIEVTRVLIAAAQQPKAAQINCRVNEEVAAYLNNKKRREIAMIEDDNSVVVHIIGSESVFPEHVEVECKDAEGRRIYMTDPHDTSRNGRR; the protein is encoded by the coding sequence ATGAAAAAAGAGATGCTGATCAACGTCTCGCAGCCGGAAGAATGCCGGATTGCGATCGTCGAAGACGGGATTCTCGAAGAGTTCTATCTCGAGCGAACCAGCCAAGAGAGCTTTGTCGGTAACATCTATAAAGGTGTCGTCGTCAATCTCGAGCCCAGTATTCAAGCCGCATTCGTCGACTTTGGCGTCGGTAAGAACGGTTTTCTGCACATCAGCGATGTCGAGCCGCAATACTTCCGCCAAGGCGGTTACGATCCATCAGCTCAGTATGATCGTCCGGAAGATCTCGCCGCATCCCGCTTCGGTGGTGACTTCGGCGATGATGATGAAGATGGCGACGACTCGGACGACGACGGACCTTCCGGTGGTGGAACCAAGACGCAAACGCGACGTGGTCGTCGGCAGCGGCCTGGGGCCCGTCCTCGAGTAAAGCCGCCAATTCAAGAGATCTTCAAGCGAGGCGACGAAGTCCTTGTACAGGTCATCAAGGAAGGTATCGGCAACAAAGGACCGACCCTTTCGACGTACATCAGCATTCCTGGCCGCTACCTGGTATTGATGCCGGCCCTGGGGCGGGTTGGTGTGTCGCGCAAGATCGAAGACGATCAGGTTCGTCGTCGCCTGCGAAGCACTTTGTTGGATCTCGATCCGCCGAAGGGGCTTGGGTTCATCGTGCGTACCGCCGGCCAGGATCGAACGAAGAAGGACCTCTCCCGTGATATGGCGTACCTGCTGCGGTTGTGGCGGCTGATTGTGCGTCGAATTCGCAAGACCACCGGGCCTTGCGAAATCTACGAAGAGAGCGACATGATCATCCGCACGATTCGCGATATCTTCGCGGCGGATGTCGACGCCATCTACATTGATCGCAAAGAGCAATACGATGCGGCGAAAGAATTCCTGCAACTGGTCATGCCGCGGTTCGTCGATCGTCTGCACAAGCACGACGCCAAAGAAGCTTTGTTCCGCAAATACAATCTCGACGAAGAAATCGCCAAAATTCACCAGCGCGAAGTGCCTTTGCCACGTGGTGGCTCGATCGTGATCGATCAGACCGAAGCCTTGGTCGCCATCGACGTGAATAGTGGCAACTTCCGTTACGACGGTAGCTCAGAAGAAGCTGCCTATCATTTGAATCTGATGGCCGCCAAAGAGATCGCTCGTCAGCTTCGTTTGCGCGATTTGGGTGGCGTGATCGTCAACGACTTCATCGACATGCGACGCGAGAAGCACCGTGCCAACGTCGAGCGCGCATTGAAGGACTCGGTTAAGCGGGACCGCGCTCGTACCAAGATCTTGCGAACGAGCCCCTTCGGTTTGATCGAGATGACCCGTCAGCGCGTTCGTCCGAGCTTGAAACGTAGCATCTTCCGTGATTGCCCCTGCTGTAATGGCCGAGGGGTGGTGAAGTCTTCCGAGAGCATGGCCATTGAAGTGACCCGTGTCCTGATCGCCGCTGCTCAACAGCCCAAGGCTGCTCAGATAAACTGCCGGGTGAACGAAGAGGTCGCCGCTTATTTGAACAATAAGAAGCGTCGCGAAATTGCGATGATCGAAGATGACAACAGCGTGGTCGTCCACATCATCGGCAGCGAATCGGTCTTCCCCGAGCACGTGGAAGTCGAATGCAAGGACGCTGAGGGACGGCGCATCTACATGACCGACCCTCACGATACATCGCGAAACGGTCGTCGCTAA
- the ptsP gene encoding phosphoenolpyruvate--protein phosphotransferase, whose protein sequence is MRVLQGIAVSPGVAMAKAMVVDDQQPRVTRRFISRANVDAELKRLTIAMDLVAEQIQASQQEVATELGEEYGAIFSAHLQMVRDEKLNESLIDSIRYRHYTAEYAVSQSLARYIQFFERVPNPFLRERAGDFRDIEQRLLNVLFGADSKRRLAANHPSIVLARDITPSEMANLDRGNIRGIVTEVGGPGSHSAIVAEALELPAVVGVGPHLREIQTDTMLIIDGHQGRVIVQPDEETIARYEQEVEQQKKTKIRLRSLRDLPAVTTDGETITLMANIEFPHEADACLERGASGVGLYRTEFLYLGQDSEPTEEDHYQVYAKVVHDMQGSPIVIRTLDLGADKIYGDNHTPESNPFLGLRSIRLSLRNTDQFRRQLRAILRASVLGDVRVMFPLVSTLHELRQAKMLLSDLMEDLDEQGIDYDRNLKVGIMVEVPASVVMLDRFTKEIDFISIGTNDLVQYTLAVDRNNPDVAALYNNCDPAVLRLIQMAVDSAKKANIEVTLCGQMGGNPVYTMLLIGMGLRSLSVTPSAIPEVKEICRNVSAEKCRELAVRVRDMDNAWEIKRLLREHLRQLFPEEN, encoded by the coding sequence ATGCGAGTTCTCCAAGGGATCGCTGTTTCCCCCGGCGTCGCCATGGCCAAGGCGATGGTGGTCGACGATCAGCAACCTCGGGTGACACGTCGCTTTATCTCTCGCGCGAACGTCGATGCCGAACTGAAGCGTTTGACGATTGCGATGGATTTGGTTGCCGAACAAATCCAAGCCAGCCAGCAGGAAGTCGCCACTGAACTTGGCGAAGAGTATGGAGCAATCTTCTCCGCACATTTGCAAATGGTGCGTGACGAGAAGCTGAACGAATCGCTGATCGATTCGATCCGCTACCGGCATTACACCGCTGAGTACGCCGTCTCGCAGTCGCTGGCACGTTACATTCAGTTTTTTGAACGCGTGCCCAATCCATTTCTCCGTGAACGGGCCGGTGATTTCCGAGATATCGAACAGCGGCTGCTCAACGTGTTGTTTGGTGCGGATTCCAAGCGGCGACTCGCAGCGAATCATCCTTCGATCGTTCTGGCGCGCGACATTACGCCAAGCGAAATGGCCAATCTCGATCGAGGAAACATTCGTGGAATCGTAACCGAAGTGGGTGGCCCTGGGAGTCACTCCGCAATCGTGGCTGAGGCCTTAGAACTCCCCGCGGTCGTTGGTGTCGGGCCACATCTTCGCGAGATCCAAACCGACACGATGTTGATCATCGACGGTCACCAAGGGCGGGTCATCGTTCAGCCTGATGAAGAAACGATCGCTCGCTACGAGCAGGAAGTCGAACAGCAGAAAAAAACTAAGATTCGCTTGCGGAGCCTCCGCGACCTGCCGGCAGTGACCACCGATGGCGAAACCATCACATTGATGGCGAACATCGAGTTTCCCCATGAGGCAGATGCCTGTTTAGAGCGTGGTGCCAGCGGCGTTGGTTTGTACCGTACTGAGTTTCTCTATCTCGGCCAAGACAGCGAGCCAACCGAAGAAGACCATTATCAAGTTTATGCAAAAGTCGTGCATGACATGCAGGGAAGTCCCATTGTTATTCGCACGCTCGACCTCGGTGCCGACAAGATTTACGGCGACAATCACACACCGGAGTCGAACCCGTTTTTGGGGCTGCGTAGCATTCGCCTTTCGCTGAGAAATACGGATCAATTTCGTCGCCAATTGCGGGCGATCTTGCGAGCGAGCGTGTTAGGGGACGTGCGAGTCATGTTTCCATTGGTTAGCACGCTGCACGAACTTCGTCAGGCGAAAATGCTGCTTTCTGACCTGATGGAAGACCTCGACGAGCAAGGAATCGACTACGACCGAAACCTCAAAGTCGGCATTATGGTTGAAGTCCCTGCGAGCGTCGTGATGTTGGATCGATTCACCAAGGAAATCGATTTCATCAGTATTGGAACCAACGATCTCGTCCAGTATACATTAGCGGTGGACCGCAATAATCCAGACGTGGCAGCACTTTACAATAACTGCGACCCGGCCGTGCTGCGTTTGATTCAGATGGCCGTCGACTCGGCTAAAAAGGCTAACATCGAGGTCACATTGTGCGGTCAAATGGGGGGGAATCCCGTTTACACCATGTTGCTAATTGGCATGGGTTTGCGTAGCTTGAGTGTTACGCCGAGCGCGATTCCTGAAGTGAAAGAGATTTGCCGCAATGTATCCGCCGAAAAATGCCGGGAATTAGCGGTTCGCGTGCGAGACATGGACAACGCGTGGGAAATTAAACGATTGCTGCGAGAGCACTTACGGCAATTGTTTCCCGAAGAGAATTAA
- a CDS encoding HPr family phosphocarrier protein, whose amino-acid sequence MAEDCIIRKVVVPNRQGLHARPANLFVKEALKYQCQVEIQRDGLKVSGKSILDVMTLAAEQGTELTILVTGPDAESAADALVEVVNRFVEEDAEENEY is encoded by the coding sequence ATGGCCGAGGATTGCATCATTCGAAAGGTGGTTGTGCCGAATCGACAGGGACTGCATGCCCGGCCGGCGAACTTGTTCGTCAAAGAGGCCTTAAAGTATCAGTGCCAGGTTGAGATCCAGCGAGATGGGTTGAAGGTTAGCGGGAAGAGCATCCTTGACGTGATGACTCTGGCCGCTGAACAAGGCACCGAACTAACCATCTTGGTGACCGGCCCGGATGCCGAAAGTGCTGCCGACGCCCTGGTCGAAGTGGTGAATCGCTTCGTTGAAGAGGATGCAGAAGAGAACGAGTACTAG
- a CDS encoding PTS sugar transporter subunit IIA, whose amino-acid sequence MKFADFISVKAIKPELESKDKEAVIRELVASLVASGEIMEDSAESIIKAIMKREELGSTGIGRGIAVPHTKHPSVEKLVGTVGVSTEGVDFNSLDGESVHLFFLLVSPPDRPGDHLRALENISRQLRDDMFCKFLKQSKTIDDIKQLLDEADNNQFGS is encoded by the coding sequence ATGAAGTTTGCCGATTTTATCAGTGTGAAGGCGATCAAGCCGGAACTGGAGTCGAAGGACAAGGAAGCGGTCATTCGCGAACTCGTCGCTAGCCTCGTTGCATCCGGCGAAATCATGGAAGATAGCGCTGAGAGTATCATCAAGGCGATCATGAAGCGGGAAGAACTGGGCAGCACCGGTATTGGCCGAGGCATTGCCGTCCCGCACACCAAGCATCCCAGCGTTGAAAAGCTGGTCGGCACGGTAGGTGTCAGCACCGAAGGGGTCGACTTCAACAGTCTCGACGGTGAATCGGTACACCTGTTCTTTCTTCTGGTTTCTCCTCCGGATCGTCCGGGGGACCACCTGCGTGCCTTGGAGAACATCTCACGTCAGTTGCGTGACGACATGTTCTGCAAGTTTTTGAAGCAGTCGAAAACGATCGACGATATCAAGCAGTTGTTAGACGAAGCCGACAACAACCAGTTCGGTAGCTAA
- the hpf gene encoding ribosome hibernation-promoting factor, HPF/YfiA family — protein sequence MQVNISTRHGHLSPASQETISEKVSKLTRLFERITGVEVTIDLEHTEKPEVELRVSAERTEDFVATDKSESLLAALDSTIHKMEQQLRKHKEKLKAHRGKGAPPTDAETNFES from the coding sequence GTGCAAGTCAACATCTCAACGCGTCATGGTCATCTGAGTCCAGCTTCGCAGGAAACGATCAGCGAGAAAGTCTCGAAGCTGACTCGTTTGTTCGAGCGAATCACGGGTGTCGAAGTCACAATTGATCTGGAGCACACCGAGAAGCCGGAAGTCGAATTGCGCGTGTCCGCTGAACGCACGGAAGACTTCGTTGCGACTGACAAGTCGGAAAGCCTTTTGGCGGCCCTCGATAGCACCATCCACAAGATGGAACAGCAGTTGCGCAAGCACAAAGAAAAGCTGAAAGCGCACCGCGGTAAGGGAGCTCCCCCAACCGACGCGGAAACGAACTTCGAGAGTTAA
- a CDS encoding BBP7 family outer membrane beta-barrel protein, whose product MKTFLTVPSVLAGLLSATSLFAQAPGNNYQLSAYRPGATYYAEPVAPAKLWGQPASNISYNNKQDASLEPIPSDKAYLDALEGKPNASTPPKMPSLDGSSLDGACCNSGATSYDCCDVYSDCCAPCSQWFAYGGGLIMNRDLEKEVWLSNDSGDFSRQIMGTHDAGMDWTGGYEVRLGKYFAASGCAWEGRFWALRDSTEYSVTNAGLAGQLDTPLSVNFQGLSYNNGTALQNATAYFDNAMIHRLRRSSDFYNIELNVFQNPNMYAYSCGQSAFSIGVLGGIRYFRFTEQMSFSSDTVDTVFDGNPNEINYDINVANNLIGPQIGFLGNLNHGAWNFQVGTKFGVFGNAVSQHSQVYGSAGNAIIDNALSPNNGREFDISGSRGRVSFLGELDANINYRLFQNFTLTAGYRAVAISGVALSADQIPQNFEDFAIIEHTQASSDLILHGAYFGGQLVW is encoded by the coding sequence ATGAAGACGTTTCTTACTGTGCCGAGTGTCTTGGCAGGATTGCTGAGTGCTACGAGCCTATTTGCCCAAGCCCCGGGCAACAACTATCAACTATCGGCCTATCGCCCTGGTGCGACCTACTACGCCGAACCCGTCGCGCCCGCCAAGTTGTGGGGGCAGCCGGCCTCGAACATCAGCTACAACAATAAACAAGACGCTAGTCTCGAACCGATTCCAAGTGACAAAGCCTATTTGGACGCTTTGGAAGGCAAGCCGAATGCCAGTACTCCGCCCAAGATGCCCAGCCTAGATGGGTCATCGCTCGACGGAGCATGCTGCAACAGCGGAGCGACCAGCTACGATTGCTGCGACGTCTACAGTGATTGCTGTGCCCCCTGCAGCCAGTGGTTTGCTTACGGTGGCGGTCTGATTATGAACCGCGACTTGGAGAAGGAAGTCTGGCTCAGCAACGATAGTGGCGACTTCTCGCGTCAGATCATGGGCACGCATGATGCTGGTATGGACTGGACGGGTGGCTACGAAGTCCGTCTTGGCAAGTATTTCGCTGCCAGTGGGTGTGCCTGGGAAGGCCGCTTCTGGGCACTGCGTGACAGCACCGAGTACAGCGTTACCAACGCAGGGTTAGCCGGCCAATTGGATACGCCGTTGTCAGTCAACTTCCAAGGGCTGTCCTACAACAACGGCACGGCGCTGCAGAATGCCACGGCATACTTCGATAATGCCATGATCCACCGACTACGTCGTAGCTCGGATTTCTATAACATCGAACTTAACGTGTTCCAAAACCCGAACATGTATGCCTACTCGTGTGGGCAAAGTGCCTTCTCGATCGGCGTATTGGGTGGTATTCGGTACTTCCGATTCACCGAGCAGATGTCGTTCTCCTCGGATACCGTCGACACAGTGTTCGATGGCAATCCCAACGAAATCAACTACGACATCAACGTAGCGAACAACTTGATTGGTCCGCAAATTGGTTTCCTGGGTAATCTCAATCATGGTGCCTGGAACTTCCAAGTAGGAACCAAGTTCGGTGTGTTCGGCAATGCCGTATCGCAGCACTCACAGGTCTACGGATCTGCTGGGAATGCAATCATCGATAACGCTCTTAGCCCGAACAATGGGCGTGAGTTCGACATCAGTGGATCGCGTGGTCGCGTTTCCTTCCTGGGTGAGCTCGACGCCAATATCAACTATCGTCTGTTCCAGAACTTCACGCTAACGGCTGGTTATCGTGCCGTTGCGATCTCGGGCGTCGCCTTGTCGGCAGATCAAATCCCGCAAAACTTCGAAGACTTTGCCATCATCGAACATACGCAAGCTTCGAGCGACTTGATTTTGCACGGTGCTTACTTCGGCGGCCAGCTCGTCTGGTAA